The following are from one region of the Cytobacillus firmus genome:
- a CDS encoding DEAD/DEAH box helicase, with amino-acid sequence MTPYIKDFPPESLPISSIDTIPETPLIENYSFNKELQQILHGKQLLLENLQHPLEEIHQHYENGYITYRKGIIKTKSKITCARCGNKDRTLFASFPCARCGEKECAYCRKCIMMGRVSECSPLIGWCGSEPVSELKEHPLEWTGTLSPGQQIASDQVKQAVIENKELLVWAVCGAGKTEVLFEGISTALVSGKKVCIATPRTDVVLELGPRLQAVFPGIQVAVLYGGSEDRHLQAPLTIATTHQLLRFYKAFDTVILDEVDAFPYTADESLQYAVRQSRKEHSSMIYLTATPNQKWQNECRSGKRNFVTIPARFHRHPLPVPSFKWCGNWEKSLKKDKLPPIVIQWIKKRLDNQKQCLLFLPKIDKMDKVLTILRKTYPTIQAVHAEDPERKAKVQMMRNKEIPMLLTTTILERGVTFPNIDVAVFGAEDRIFTESALVQIAGRVGRNSDYPKGDITFFHYGKTDSMVKARKQILHMNTEAKKKGLIDY; translated from the coding sequence ATGACCCCCTATATAAAAGATTTTCCTCCAGAAAGCCTCCCGATATCCTCGATTGACACCATTCCGGAGACGCCACTTATCGAAAACTACTCATTTAACAAAGAACTTCAGCAAATCCTCCATGGAAAACAGCTTCTACTCGAAAACCTTCAGCATCCACTCGAAGAAATCCATCAGCACTATGAAAATGGCTATATTACCTACCGAAAAGGGATCATTAAGACCAAAAGCAAGATTACTTGTGCCAGATGCGGGAATAAAGACCGCACACTCTTCGCAAGCTTCCCGTGTGCCCGTTGCGGTGAGAAGGAGTGTGCGTACTGCCGAAAATGCATCATGATGGGCAGAGTCAGTGAGTGCTCCCCTCTAATTGGCTGGTGCGGATCAGAGCCTGTCAGTGAATTAAAAGAGCACCCCCTGGAATGGACCGGCACCCTTTCACCCGGCCAGCAGATTGCATCCGATCAGGTAAAGCAAGCTGTAATCGAAAATAAAGAACTCCTCGTCTGGGCTGTCTGCGGTGCAGGAAAAACGGAGGTTCTATTCGAAGGAATCAGCACTGCCCTCGTCTCCGGAAAAAAAGTCTGCATTGCCACTCCAAGAACAGATGTTGTGCTAGAGCTTGGACCGCGGCTTCAAGCAGTTTTTCCCGGCATCCAGGTGGCTGTTCTCTACGGCGGCAGTGAAGACCGTCATCTCCAAGCGCCTTTAACCATCGCCACCACGCATCAGCTGCTCCGCTTTTACAAGGCTTTTGATACAGTCATTCTGGACGAAGTGGATGCCTTTCCTTATACGGCAGACGAAAGCCTTCAGTATGCTGTCCGCCAGTCCCGCAAAGAACATTCCTCCATGATTTATCTGACAGCTACCCCAAATCAAAAATGGCAGAATGAATGCCGGAGCGGGAAAAGGAATTTTGTCACCATCCCCGCCAGGTTTCACCGTCACCCCTTGCCTGTGCCATCCTTCAAATGGTGCGGAAATTGGGAGAAATCCCTTAAAAAAGATAAGCTCCCGCCAATCGTCATCCAATGGATTAAAAAGAGGCTGGACAACCAAAAACAGTGCCTGCTCTTCCTCCCCAAAATCGATAAAATGGATAAAGTCCTCACCATACTCCGAAAAACTTATCCTACAATCCAAGCTGTTCACGCAGAAGACCCAGAACGAAAAGCCAAAGTCCAAATGATGCGCAACAAGGAAATCCCCATGCTTCTCACCACGACCATCCTGGAAAGAGGAGTTACGTTCCCTAATATTGACGTAGCTGTTTTTGGCGCAGAAGACCGCATTTTTACAGAAAGTGCTCTTGTCCAAATTGCCGGCCGTGTAGGTAGGAACTCTGACTACCCCAAAGGAGATATCACCTTTTTCCATTACGGCAAAACCGACAGCATGGTCAAAGCACGAAAGCAAATCCTCCATATGAACACAGAAGCCAAAAAGAAAGGATTGATTGACTATTAA
- a CDS encoding ComF family protein yields MARAFTPFIKEKLKNLNFDCLVPIPLSPERLYERGFNQSAALIREAGFTPKDLLQRIHSEKQSKKSRLERIHHHQVFEPLNINIENKVILLMDDIYTTGSTLYHAAKVLKNGGAASVFSITLARG; encoded by the coding sequence TTGGCCAGAGCTTTCACTCCTTTTATAAAGGAAAAGCTGAAAAACCTGAATTTCGATTGTCTTGTTCCGATTCCATTAAGTCCTGAAAGGCTGTATGAGCGCGGATTTAATCAGTCTGCTGCACTCATCCGTGAGGCAGGCTTTACACCTAAAGACCTGCTGCAGCGAATCCATTCTGAGAAGCAATCCAAGAAATCGCGTCTTGAGCGGATTCATCATCATCAGGTCTTCGAGCCGCTCAATATTAATATTGAAAATAAAGTAATTCTTCTAATGGACGATATTTATACTACAGGCTCCACTTTATACCATGCAGCGAAGGTATTGAAAAATGGTGGTGCAGCCTCAGTATTTTCAATTACTCTGGCAAGAGGTTAG
- a CDS encoding EAL domain-containing protein encodes MAEDNRDLVECDIHKTEIMKIKNNLNQAQKIANIGSLEYDIETDKGFWSDQLFRIFGLNPQKGLFPDYRMYLKFLHPDDRPTFIEQFSRLLNEKDSLDLICRITRQDGEERYIHQRADYFADEDGSPKIIATIQDITEKRRMEEKLYENERKIGQIYENLDVGIYSADFLKKKVFHFSRGVEGIFGYTAEEFISDFDLWNDVIHPDDVQAVEEERAELLNGNSIRYQYRIVHKSGELRWVNHHSIPHLNDRGELIRVDGFVTDITEQKWLEKRMRRMAFYDHLTDLPNRRYFDQKLQSLIEDDAHKRFAVLFFDLERLKQINDTFGHSAGDELLRLVSQRIKERVNYFSARISGDQFAVIMESIQEAEDPARLADSINLIFSESFHINSFELKISPSIGISLYPDNGSTADELVRNTESSLYHAKQKGNTRFQVYHPSMDIESYKLFTLEQDMRKALQDDEFFLEYQPRVDAKTRRLVSAEALLRWDHPEWGRVSPLEFIPVAEETGLIVDIGEYVIRKVCRQIHSWKESGLPVVPISVNISPLSFLKSCLVSTIKAALDENHLDASLLEIELTESSLINYSENVITVLKELGEMGVKIALDDFGTGYSSITQLKKYKFAVLKIDKTFIRTMDKNAEDAIITANLISLAHGLNMKVVAEGVETFEQFYTLRKNECDQIQGYLFSKPIPPSIFEQKLLIGILKPQNSKEDNVFKGLRKYERVEFPYPLEAKMTILELNRKPVKMGSAKILIEDMSAGGVKFVSKMKLPVRKNIILLIETKLLGEFLAFTGTIVRKDEISDTLTNYGFQFMIEEGPRAKLEEMLGSLQKQLEQNPSVPDSLFIETASSQLYFE; translated from the coding sequence TTGGCTGAAGATAACAGGGATCTAGTTGAATGTGATATCCATAAGACGGAAATTATGAAAATAAAAAATAACCTCAACCAGGCCCAGAAGATCGCAAACATCGGAAGCCTGGAGTACGATATAGAAACTGACAAAGGGTTTTGGTCCGACCAGCTGTTCCGGATTTTTGGGCTGAATCCTCAAAAAGGATTATTTCCAGACTATCGAATGTATTTAAAGTTTCTTCATCCGGATGACCGGCCGACATTTATAGAGCAGTTCAGCAGGCTGCTGAATGAAAAAGATAGTTTGGATTTGATATGCCGGATAACCAGGCAGGATGGTGAAGAACGGTATATTCACCAGCGTGCAGATTATTTTGCAGATGAAGATGGATCGCCCAAAATCATTGCCACGATTCAGGATATAACTGAAAAGCGGCGCATGGAAGAAAAACTTTATGAAAACGAACGGAAAATTGGACAGATATATGAAAATCTTGATGTGGGCATTTATTCTGCAGATTTTCTGAAAAAAAAGGTTTTTCATTTTTCCAGAGGGGTGGAAGGGATTTTCGGCTACACGGCCGAAGAGTTTATTTCCGACTTCGATTTGTGGAACGATGTAATCCATCCGGATGATGTGCAGGCGGTAGAGGAAGAGCGGGCGGAACTTCTGAATGGGAATAGTATCCGCTATCAGTACCGGATTGTTCATAAGTCCGGCGAGTTAAGGTGGGTTAATCATCATAGCATCCCGCATCTGAATGATAGAGGCGAGCTGATCCGGGTTGATGGATTTGTAACAGATATAACGGAACAGAAATGGCTTGAAAAAAGAATGAGGCGTATGGCTTTTTATGATCATTTAACCGACCTGCCGAACCGCAGGTACTTTGATCAGAAGCTTCAAAGCCTTATAGAAGATGATGCACATAAGAGATTTGCGGTTTTGTTTTTTGACTTGGAGCGGCTAAAGCAGATTAATGATACATTCGGCCACTCTGCCGGGGATGAACTTCTCAGGCTTGTTTCTCAAAGAATTAAGGAGAGGGTGAATTATTTTTCAGCAAGAATTTCCGGTGATCAGTTTGCGGTCATTATGGAATCTATTCAGGAAGCGGAGGACCCTGCACGATTAGCGGATTCTATCAATCTGATCTTCTCTGAATCGTTCCATATCAACAGCTTTGAGCTAAAAATCTCTCCATCCATAGGCATAAGTTTATATCCGGATAATGGGAGCACAGCTGATGAATTGGTCAGAAATACGGAATCTTCCCTGTACCATGCCAAGCAGAAAGGGAATACCAGATTTCAGGTGTACCATCCCTCCATGGATATTGAGTCTTATAAGCTTTTTACGCTGGAACAGGATATGCGGAAGGCACTTCAGGATGACGAGTTTTTTCTTGAGTACCAGCCAAGAGTTGATGCGAAAACACGGAGACTAGTTAGTGCGGAAGCTTTATTAAGATGGGATCATCCGGAATGGGGCAGAGTCTCGCCGCTGGAATTCATACCCGTTGCAGAAGAAACCGGTTTAATCGTAGATATTGGCGAATACGTGATAAGGAAGGTATGCAGGCAAATTCATTCCTGGAAGGAAAGCGGGCTGCCGGTTGTTCCGATATCCGTGAACATCTCTCCCTTAAGCTTTTTGAAAAGCTGTCTTGTTTCCACGATTAAGGCTGCATTGGACGAGAATCATCTGGACGCGTCACTGCTTGAGATTGAATTGACGGAATCTTCCCTGATCAATTACTCGGAGAACGTGATAACAGTGCTTAAGGAATTGGGTGAGATGGGAGTGAAAATTGCGCTGGACGACTTTGGAACCGGTTATTCTTCCATCACTCAATTAAAGAAATATAAATTCGCTGTTTTAAAGATTGATAAAACGTTTATCCGGACAATGGATAAAAATGCGGAAGATGCCATCATTACAGCCAACCTGATCTCGCTTGCCCATGGGCTGAATATGAAGGTGGTAGCGGAAGGTGTAGAGACCTTTGAGCAATTCTATACTTTAAGGAAAAATGAATGTGACCAAATACAGGGGTACCTTTTCAGCAAGCCGATTCCTCCTTCCATCTTTGAACAGAAATTGTTAATTGGCATTTTGAAGCCGCAAAATAGCAAAGAAGACAATGTGTTTAAAGGTTTGCGGAAGTATGAACGGGTCGAGTTTCCTTACCCGCTTGAAGCAAAAATGACCATCTTAGAGCTTAATAGAAAGCCTGTCAAAATGGGCAGCGCGAAAATTTTGATTGAAGATATGAGTGCAGGCGGAGTAAAATTTGTGTCCAAAATGAAACTTCCCGTGAGAAAGAATATTATTCTTTTGATTGAAACGAAGCTATTAGGAGAGTTCCTTGCATTTACGGGAACGATTGTCCGGAAAGACGAAATATCGGATACTCTGACTAATTATGGATTTCAATTTATGATCGAAGAGGGACCAAGAGCAAAATTGGAGGAGATGCTTGGCAGTCTGCAAAAACAGCTGGAGCAAAATCCGTCTGTACCCGACTCCCTATTCATAGAAACAGCCAGCAGTCAGCTATATTTTGAATAA
- a CDS encoding TIGR03826 family flagellar region protein gives MAELSNCPKCDAIFVKNQFREVCQDCWKEEEKAYETVYQFIRKRENRTATILQVVEATGIEEDLILKFIRTRKLKLAQFPNLGYPCEKCGVSIREGKVCKSCAGELRKDLQQFTVEEERRQEAAKREKQGTYFVVDGNYKKF, from the coding sequence ATGGCTGAATTATCGAATTGCCCGAAATGTGATGCCATTTTTGTAAAAAATCAGTTCCGCGAAGTCTGCCAGGATTGCTGGAAGGAAGAAGAGAAGGCTTATGAGACGGTCTATCAGTTCATCCGGAAGAGGGAGAACCGGACTGCGACCATTTTACAGGTGGTAGAAGCAACGGGAATTGAGGAAGACTTAATTCTGAAATTTATCCGTACTAGAAAGTTGAAGCTTGCTCAATTTCCGAATCTTGGCTATCCTTGTGAAAAATGCGGTGTCAGCATCCGGGAAGGCAAGGTCTGCAAGAGCTGTGCAGGAGAATTGAGAAAAGATCTTCAGCAGTTTACTGTTGAGGAAGAAAGAAGACAAGAAGCAGCTAAACGTGAAAAACAAGGAACCTATTTTGTGGTCGATGGGAATTATAAAAAGTTTTAG
- the fliS gene encoding flagellar export chaperone FliS, which translates to MTGIFTESAIHQKSPQEITALLYEACITNLEGAIEDIDNKDYVFANKKLQRTNDILYRLGAGLNYDAGIIADQLDLLYNYMADKLVQANLKKDTSLIKEVLQSLEEITSAWNKAMKTKAPNPGVGIRQKAMAYEKSVLMENN; encoded by the coding sequence GTGACCGGTATTTTCACAGAGTCGGCTATACATCAAAAATCACCTCAGGAGATAACAGCGCTTTTATACGAAGCGTGCATAACCAATTTAGAGGGTGCAATTGAGGATATTGATAATAAAGACTACGTTTTTGCCAATAAAAAGCTGCAGAGAACAAATGATATTTTATACCGTCTCGGAGCCGGGCTAAATTATGATGCAGGCATCATAGCAGATCAGCTGGACCTTCTATATAACTATATGGCTGATAAGCTAGTCCAAGCAAATCTGAAAAAAGATACCAGCCTAATAAAAGAAGTCCTCCAATCATTAGAAGAAATAACCTCAGCCTGGAACAAGGCAATGAAAACCAAAGCACCAAATCCAGGAGTTGGCATCAGACAAAAAGCCATGGCCTATGAAAAAAGCGTACTAATGGAAAATAATTAA
- a CDS encoding flagellin N-terminal helical domain-containing protein translates to MRINHNIQALNAYRNLYQNQFQTSKNLERLSSGLRINRAADDAAGLAISEKMRSQIRGLKQAERNSLDGVSLMQVAEGAMTEVHSMLQRMRELAVQAANDTNTTSDRNSIQLEIDQLLKEIDSIAAKTEFNTRKLLDGSSAVDTQYLSGQMAMTNIKDVPTVTDPSLPTGKYEFQISGVTSVYTINQPGAGISDNTVLSIASNQGLPYGEYSIVVSNFQEENGQKNATIEVFDPDGFSVGQLAAKVGASGTTETIGTSPRQISIDTAKIAGDGTAKIQVEGKMNVSVSRVENGTPTPITFTKEITTQNGVLTHGGLEMKFGTDAKNGTSQFDLTNKALAFQIGANTNQGLQIDVPQLSTVKLGINNISVLSHKDANDAIFKLEKAINQISSTRAKLGATQNRLEHTINNLQTTHENLTASESRIRDADMALEMTEFTKNNILNQSAQAMLAQANQLPQGVLQLLQG, encoded by the coding sequence ATGAGAATAAATCATAATATCCAAGCTTTGAATGCATATCGTAACCTTTATCAGAACCAATTCCAAACTTCTAAAAACTTAGAAAGATTATCATCGGGTTTGCGTATTAACCGTGCAGCAGATGATGCAGCAGGGTTAGCTATTTCTGAAAAAATGCGTTCACAAATCCGCGGTTTAAAACAAGCAGAGAGAAATTCACTTGATGGAGTTTCGTTAATGCAAGTTGCAGAAGGTGCTATGACAGAAGTGCATTCTATGCTGCAGCGTATGCGTGAACTAGCTGTACAGGCTGCAAACGACACAAACACAACATCTGACCGAAATTCCATTCAATTAGAGATTGACCAGTTGCTTAAAGAAATCGACAGTATTGCAGCGAAAACAGAATTTAACACGCGTAAATTATTGGATGGTTCAAGTGCAGTAGATACACAGTATCTTTCAGGGCAAATGGCTATGACTAATATTAAGGATGTACCAACTGTTACGGATCCTTCTTTGCCTACAGGTAAATACGAATTCCAGATTTCTGGTGTTACATCTGTATATACTATTAATCAACCAGGTGCTGGAATCAGTGATAACACGGTGTTGAGTATTGCTAGCAATCAAGGATTACCATACGGTGAATATTCAATCGTAGTTTCTAATTTTCAAGAAGAAAATGGTCAAAAAAATGCAACAATTGAAGTGTTTGATCCAGATGGATTCAGTGTTGGGCAACTAGCTGCTAAAGTTGGTGCGAGTGGCACAACTGAAACGATCGGAACAAGTCCAAGACAGATTTCAATTGATACTGCGAAAATTGCCGGGGATGGAACAGCGAAGATCCAAGTTGAAGGCAAAATGAATGTATCAGTATCAAGAGTAGAAAATGGAACTCCAACACCGATTACTTTTACAAAGGAAATTACAACTCAAAATGGAGTCCTGACACACGGCGGGTTGGAAATGAAATTTGGAACGGATGCAAAAAATGGAACATCACAGTTCGATTTAACAAATAAAGCGTTAGCATTCCAAATCGGTGCAAATACTAACCAGGGCTTACAAATAGATGTCCCTCAATTAAGTACGGTGAAACTGGGCATCAACAATATTAGTGTTCTTTCTCATAAAGATGCTAATGATGCTATCTTTAAATTAGAGAAAGCAATTAACCAAATTTCATCAACTCGTGCTAAGCTTGGTGCTACACAAAATCGCTTAGAACATACAATCAACAATTTGCAAACAACACATGAAAACTTAACAGCTTCAGAGTCCCGCATCCGCGACGCAGATATGGCTCTTGAGATGACAGAGTTCACAAAGAACAATATCCTTAATCAATCTGCACAAGCCATGCTAGCGCAAGCAAATCAATTGCC